GGGCGATGTAGGCGGTGCGGGCGGTTCAGCCGGTTCCGGCGGTTCGACTGGCGTCGCCGCCTCTTCGCCGCCAATCGTGTACACCTCGTAGCGCGCAGCACTCCACGGTGCCGAACCATCGCGCGGAGTCAGCTCAACCGTGATGCTATCGACGTTCTCAGTGATGGCGCGGGGGATTTCGAACGTGTCCTCCAGCCACTGATGAGTCTGATTGGCCAGGGGCTGCAGCCACGTGCCGACATGCATGCCGTTCACGGCCACATCGACGCTTTGATAGCCACTCGACTGGTCCGACATGCGATGCAGGCGTACACCCTGATTCGACTTCTTGACTGCCGCGGTGAAAGTGATCGGATCAGCCGAGTCGCGCAGAGAATCGGTCACGCTGACCGTGTCATCGTTGCCTTCGAATGTGCTGGTCAGGGAGCGCGGTTCGCCGCCACCTGAGTACGCGTGAGCCGCCTCGCTGTCCACGTCGGTGATGTTGAGTGAATCAGTAAGGGTCAGTACAGGCGCAGCCGCGTGGCCGTACCAGAAAGCGGTCGAAGAGTATTCAGCTGGATGGCGATTATCCGGCCCGTGCTCCAATCCGGCGCTGATCGAGCTCTGGAAATCGATCGCATCACCGATCAGCAGTCGGTAGGCCGAGTCGCACTGATAGTCACAGCCGTACGTTCCAGCGATCTTCTCCAGTGGCGCACCGTTGGTAAATGCGGAGAACGGTCCGTAATCGAAATACCAGCCACCCTCGTAGAAATCTTCACTGCCGGTGCCGTGCCACTGTGGGGTGCGCAGCCCGTCAACGTAGATGCGCTCATCGCCTTCCAGGTAGCCGCGAACGTTGCCGTCGCCCTGTGACGAGGACATGGTGTGGCTGACTCCCATGAAGCGGCCCTGGCCTTCAGTTGAGAGGAACACCCAGTCGCGCCCGTCTTCGGTCGGACCCGCGTGGTGCGTGGCGTAGAAATATCCGAGGGAGGGGACCGGTCCGCTCAAACGCTCGGCCACACTCGCATCCGCGTTGAATGTGACATCGCACGTACCGTTGTTCAGCGTGTACTGAGAGTTGTTGACCAGTGAGATCGTCATCGTCTTGCCGAACGGCATCGGCCACCACGACGAATATGTCCCTGTTTCGGGATCGACACCGAACATCAGCGAGGTAACGGGCGCCTGACCCAGACCGGTACCGAAGAATTCTCCGATCGGCGCGTCGACGGTCAACTGGCCGTCGGCGTGGATCTGGATATGTGTATTCGTCAGGAAATCGTCGGACGCCGCGATTTGCTCGGCGTCAGCGGGGTTTGTATTTTCGCGCGCATAGGTCCGGTCTCCGTGCCAACGTTCGTTCACGATCGAATAGTCGTGAGCTTGTTCAGAGGCGCGCGATTCGTCGGTTCCCTCGCCAACGTCGACTTCGTCGGTTCGGATCATGTCGCCGCCCACCTTGGAGTCGACGAAGTAGCGGAATTCGTTGAAGTCGTTGCCCGCAGAGATGAATTCGTTGGTGATACGGATCGATGACTTGCCAGCGGTGGCGTCGGCGGGCAGTTCAACCGATTCTTCGCGCCACACCCCTGATTTGCCTTCGGTGCCATCCCACTGGCCGGCCTGCGTGCCGTCAACCAGGATGCGTGCCTTCTGATCAGGTGAAATCGGGTCATAGCGGCGCGTGAGCGTGACTCCCTCGTTCGCGGGATCAATCGCCACGGTGAAGCTGGTCGAATCCTTCGTTGCGCGACCGTCATCGTTCATGCGCTCAGGTGCCGGCGCGCCCTTGAGACCTGGCAGGCCAAGGGTGAAAGCCTGGAGCATTCCGGGCTCATCCAGTGTCGCGATTGTTGTGGATTCGCCCGGAGCAAGACTGAAGTCTGCGTGCAGGTTCGGCTCATTGACGAGGGAGGCCGGCGGCTGCGTACCCCAAGTCTTAGTCTGTTCGAGCAGGTCGGTGGGCACGTTGGAGGGATCGAAGGTCGAAATGCCGTCAGCGGTGGCGAACGAGCGGTACGACACATGGTAAAAGAACGGATTGTTCTGCACCGTGACGCGCATGGATTCGCGGTAGGGCATGGGGATCTTGATGTACACGCCACCGGAGGTTTGCATCTTGTCGGCAACGAACGGATAGATGAACGGTGCGCCGGCTTTACCTTCAACCACGTCCTGGAACTGTGCATTGAGAACGACTGTGCCGTCGAGTTCGATGATGATGTTGCCGGCCTTGGTGACGTCGCCACGATCCCACGTTGACCAGATGGATTGGATTTCGCCGGCGCCTGTGGCTTCTGCCAGCACGCATCCTTCATCGGTGGTGCGCAGGCAGGAGTACTTTCCGCTGAATCCGTCGTGGTCGTTGCCACCTTCGCGATCAAAACTTGAGAACTGGCGGCTCTGCGTGCCGGTGCTCAGTTCCGGAAGGCGAGTGATGTCAGTGTAGGTTTGCCAACCTGTTGCGGGATTTTCGTCGGGTGGCGCTGCCTGGGCGAGTCCGCCGATGCTGAGCAGCAGGGCTGTTGACGCGGCCAGTGCGATCTTTCCCGGTCGAGAGAGGTGATTCATCATTGATCCTTGGGTCGAGTGGCGGCATCGCCACTTCGTTTTCGGGCAAAATCAGCTTAAATGGAGCAAAAATGAGTGTCAAGCGATTGTGCATAGTAAATGCTATGTGATATATAGGTTATAGTAATACTAATGTCGCTAAACCGTTACCTGTGAAATCGTTGAGTCGTCTAAACAGCTGGTATACGGTGTGGAGATCAATCTAGGCGCTTGACATCAATGGCGAATCGGAGGCGCGTCGTGACTGTACCGTTGCTCGAAATGCACCATATCGGGAAATCGTTTTCAGGAGTGCGAGCACTCGATAATGTGTCGTTGCGCCTGGGCGCCGGTGAAGTTGTGGCACTGCTGGGAGAAAACGGAGCAGGCAAGTCCACGCTGATCAACGTGCTCTCTGGAGTCTTCAACGACTACGACGGTCACATCAAGGTCGACGGAGAGCCGGTCACGCTGCATAGCCCCAGCACCGCACAACAGCTGGGGATTTCCACCATCCACCAGGAACTGAACCTCGTCCCCGACATGTCAGTGGCAGACAATATCTGGCTCGGACGAGAACAGGCGACCGGAGGGTGGGTCAAGAAACAGCGCACGATTTCGACGGCCCGGGATCTGCTGGCGCGAGTCGGGCTGGATCTAGATCCTAGAAAGTTCGTGCGTCAATACCGACTGGCAGAACAGCAGCTCATTGAAGTGGCAAAGGCGATGAGCCTGAACACCCGAATCCTGATCATGGACGAACCGACGTCGGCGCTGGCAGATGCTGAAGTTGAACGCCTGTTCGAGGTTGTCAGGTCACTTGCATCCGAGGGAGTCGGCATCATCTACATCTCTCACCGTCTGGAAGAACTCGAAGAGATTGCTGACCGGGTCGAAGTCCTGCGAGATGGACAGTTCTTCGGTGAACGCGAGATGAAGGACGTCAGTCGATCAGAACTGATCCACATGATGGTGGGTCGTCCGATCTCGGAACTGCACCAGCGTCCCGAGGAAACCGGTGCCCGCGCCGAGGGCGGCGAAGCCAGACTGACGGTGGAGCACCTCTCCCTCATGCCCAATGCGCGCGAGTCGCGGGCAGCACTGCACGACATCTCGCTGTCGGTTGAGCCCGGCGAAGTGCTGGGAATCGCCGGCCTGATGGGAGCTGGTCGCTCAGAAGTACTCGAATCCATTTTTGGAACACCCCCATCCTCGGACATGATCGGTCAGGTCACCCTGAACGGCAAGGCGCTGACCAAGCGGACGCCCGCACGCAGTATCGACGCCGGGATTGCCCTGGTATGTGAAGATCGAAAACTGCAGAGCCTGATCCTGGAAAACTCCGTGCGCTTCAATATGACGCTCCCCGCCCTGTCGGATTTTGCCGGCATAGGCGGATGGGTGAAGAAAACTCGAGAAAAGAAGGCGAGCGAGGAGCAGGTTCAGACTCTTGGGGTGAAGACCCCGTCGATGGATGCGTTCATGAGCACCTTGTCGGGTGGAAACCAGCAGAAAGTCGTCCTCGGAAAATGGCTGCTGACCAACCCGGAAGTGATCTTGCTCGATGAGCCGACACGCGGTATCGATGTCGGTGCGAAAGCAGAAATCTACGAACTTGTTGCGCAGCTGGCATCGCAGGGAGTGTCGTTCATCGTTGTCTCGTCAGAGCTTCCCGAATTACTGGGAATGTGCGACCGAATCGTGGTGTTGTGCGAAGGAAAAATCACCGCTGAATTTGACGCCGGCACAGCCACTCAGGAAGACCTACTCACCGCGGCAATGCCGATTCAAGGGCAGGCAGTCAGAGAGGATGCGCCCGCCGTCGATGCCATCGAAACTGCTAAATAGTGAAGGAGAACAACCCCATGAGCACACAGTCGCAGCGCGGATCGGGTGCGGTCGTGCAGCGCAAGAAATGGCTCCTGATGTTGAGCCAGTCCCAAGGCTATATCGGCCTTCTCCTGATCGTCCTGATTGGACTGTGGAGCCAGGGAGGGCGCTTCGCGGACATAGGAAACCTGACGAACGCCATTGGGTACTTCGCTCCGCGAGGCATCCTGGCGGTGGGAATGACTCTGGTCATTATCACCGGCGGCATCGATCTGTCGGTGGGCGCAGTCATGGCAGTCGGTTCAACCACGTCAGCATGGCTGCTGACGGAAATGAACTGGCCGGTGATCGCGATTGTTCCCACGTCAATGGCTGTGGGCGCCCTCTTCGGCATCATCAGCGGTATCGGCACCGCGTACTTAAAGATCCAGTCGTTTGTCATGACGCTGGCCATCATGACGATCGCACGAGGCTTTACCCGCGAGTTCTCCCATAACGTGTCGATCGGAACGAATGTGATCGGACCGGACGGGGAGGTGGCTCCGGGATCTCAACAGTTCCGAATGCTGGGGACGCCAGGCGAAACGCTGTTCCCTATACCGTTAATAGGGTATTTCCCTGTGCTGGCGCTGATCGTGGTCATTATCCTCGTCCATCTGCTGCTGTCACGCACGACGTTCGGGCGGCACGTGTACGCGGTGGGCGGCAATCCCACCGCGGCGCGCCTGTCGGGTGTGAACGTCAAAGCAGTGCTCGTCATTGTCTTCATGATCTCTGGTTTGCTGTGCGGCCTGGCCGGTCCGATTAACGCGGCTTATAACGCATCAGCAGATCCTCAAGCCGGCATGACCTATGAGATGGACGCGATTGCAGCCGTCGTCATCGGTGGTGCGAGCCTGGCTGGCGGCCGAGGCACAGTGATCGGAACGTCGATCGGCGCATTGATCCTGACCCTGCTCGACAACGTGCTGGGCCTGAACAACTTCAGTGCCAACTGGCAGATGATCATTAAAGGCATCATCCTCGTGGTCGCCGTTGTGATCCAACATCCCGACCTCATTCCCAACGCTGCGGCTCGCCTGAAACGACGAACCGCGCATCCCGTTAAGGCATCCTCGACGCCACACGCGAAGGAGTAGGCCGAGGGGGAAGTCCACACCAAGGTAAACACAACACTAAGAAAGCGAAGGAGCTCTCATGACAATCACGCGACGCAAACTACCGGTACTCCTGGCGGGTGCCCTGGTTGCCGCAGCATCGCTCGGCGCGTGCGCAACCAACGATCAGTCGACATCCGGCTCACAGACAGATGAAGGCGCATCGAGTGCCACAACTGATCAGAGCAGCGCGGCTGGCGCAAGCGACGGACGTCTGCTGCCCGAAAAGGACAAGTACGTCATCGGGTACTCACAGGCCAACAACGCTGAGCCATACCGTGCGCAGATCAACGCACAGCTGGAGTATTACATCGGGCAGGAATCGAACCTTGAGTTGCTGCCGATTGCTGACGCTCAGCAGGATTCCTCACGTCAGGTGAGTCAGGTCCAGCAGTTCATTCAGCAGGGCGTTGACATTCTGATCGTCTCGCCTAACGAGTCTGACCCGTTGACCCCGCCAGTTGAGCAGGCATGTGAAGCAGGTATCCCGGTGATCGTGTTGGACCGCGCTGTGAACACGGACTGCATCACCTCCTTCATCGGCGGTGACAACGTGGCAATCGGTAAGGCCGCAGGTGAACTGGCACTCCAGCTTCTACCTGATGGCGGTAAAGTCGTCGAGCTGCGAGGCATTACCTCGAACCAGCCTCAGATCGACCGCGACCAGGGCTTCCGTGACGCAATCGCTGCGAACCCGAAGATCGAGATCGTCAAGGATCAGGACGCAAAGTGGATCAAGGAAGAGGGCACCAAGATCATGCAGCAGTGGCTGCAGTCCGGTGAAGACATTGACCTGGTCTACGCGCATAATGACCCGATGGCGCTGGGCGCATACCTGGCTGCGGCCGGTGCCGGCAAAGCCGACGACATCAAGTTCATCGGTATTGACGGCCTCGCAATTCCTGACGGTGGCATACGAGCCGTTCAGGAAGGCCAGCTGGCAGGTACCTTCATCTATCCGACAGGTGCTAAGGAAACAGTTGACACCATTTTGGCGATGATCAAGGGCGAGCCGGTCGAGGCCCAGCAGGTCCTTGAAACCACCCCGATCACACCTGAAAACGCTGCCGAACAGTACGAGCTGAACGACTTCTCCAACAAGAAGTAAGAGGGCTTGTACGAGGCCGGCGCCGAGGAACTCCCCGGCGCCGGCACAAGAGAGGCAGAGCGTGGAAGATCACGAGTAGTTACCTCTGATCTTCGAGCTCCTCGGACAGCTCCAGCCACTGTGCTTCGAGCTGGCCAACCTCGTCCTCAACTGCGCGAACCTGATCCGCAAGGTCCTGTAACCCCACGTAGTCAGTCGGATCATGGTCTGCCATCTGCGCTTTCAGATCCTCGTCCTGGCGTGTCAGGCGGTCCATCTTTCGCTCCAGCGCTGACAGCTCTTTTTGTGCAGCGTAGGCGCGAGCGCCGGAATTCTCGGTTTCCTCCTCAGGAGGTGATGGTTCCGCGGGCTCAGTCTGGCCCTGGATCTTCAGGTACTGCTCGACCCCACCGGGCAGATGGCGGAACGTGCCGTCAATGATGGCGTATTGCTGGTCGGTGACGCGCTCAATCAGGTACCGATCGTGCGACACAACCAGCAGCGTGCCCGGCCACGTGTCGAGGACGTCCTCCAGGGCGGTCAGCATATCGGCATCGACGTCGTTGGTCGGCTCGTCCAGAATCATGACATTGGGTTGGTCAAGCAGGACGAGCAGAATCTGCAGCCTGCGTTTCTGCCCGCCCGACAGTTCTCCGACGCGCGCTGACAGATGCTCGTGGCGAAATCCGAGGCGCTCCAGCATCTGCGCTGGAGTGGTGTCTTTACCGTCCACGACGAACGTTGTTCTGGTGCGGCCAAGCACTTCGCGCACGCGGTCACCCGAGATCTCATCCAGCTGCGAAAACTGCTGGTCGAGCACTCCGATACGAACAGTCTTACCCTGACGTACTCGCCCCGACGTCGGCTTCAGCGCACCGCTGATGACGTTGAGCAGGGTTGACTTGCCCGCACCGTTCGGGCCGAGGATAGCGCTGCGCTCTCCGGGTGCGATCCTCCACGTCACGTCGCGCAGAACCTCGTTCGTATCAAACGAAACCGACACGTCCAGCAGATCCACCACCTGTTTGCCCAGGCGTGCCACAGATAGCCGCTGCAGTTCAATCGGGTTGCGCACCTGCGGTACGTCAGCGATCAGCTCATTCGCCGCTTCGATACGGAACTTCGGCTTGGACGTGCGCGCCGGCGCTCCGCGACGCAACCAGGCAAGTTCCTTGCGCATCAGGTTATGGCGCTTCGCTTCGGTCGCAGCCGCGATCCGGTCACGTTCCACACGCTGCAGGACGTACGCTGCGTATCCGCCTTCGAACGGTTCAACCGTTGTGTCATGCACCTCCCACATGCGGGTGCACACCTCATCAAGGAACCACCGATCGTGCGTCACAACGATGAGCGCACCGTCGCGCGGACTCCACCGGTACTTGAGATGGTCAGCCAGCCACGCGACCGCCTCGATGTCCAGGTGGTTCGTTGGTTCATCCAGAATCAGCACATCCCACTCGCCCACAAGCAGGCGCGCAAGATCGACGCGTCGGCGCTGTCCACCTGAAAGATCACCGACGAGGGAATCCCATGCGATATCCGAAGCCAGTCCAGAAATAATGGATCGGATATTCGCGTCGGACGCCCACTCATACTCCGGGCGATCTCCCACTAGTGCTTCTTTGACGGTGTGAGACGGATTCAGACGATCAGACTGGCTGAGGTATCCCAGGCGCAGGTCGCGACGATGAGTGACGCGACCGCTGTCAGGTGTGATCTGGCGGGTCAGTAGCCGCAAGAGTGTGGATTTGCCGTCTCCGTTGCGACCCACCACGCCGATTCGGTCGCCCTCGTCAACTCCGACGGTGACCTGATCAAGGACGACGGTCGTGGGGTATTCCATATGCAGGTTGTCTGTGCCAAGAAGATGTGCCATATCGGCACATATGGTACGTCAAAATGCGCTGGTGAGGAGACCTCAGAATCCTCATATCAATCGAGATGATGTGAGTGCGGGGTTCGAAGAGCAGGCTAAATGGCCGCTTACCTGCGTAAATGGTGGGATCGTGCGCATGGATTCCGATCAGGCCGTCTTCGCGTGGCCTGGCCAGGCCTTGATCTGCTGCAGAAGCGTCACTGCGTGGCGATCCCACATGTGACCGCCCACGATGACGCCGACGACCAGACATACCAGCGACCAGACTGGGGCAACGATGTAGCCGATCCAATCTGGCAGGATGCCGAAGAAGCCGAGTAGCAGAACGACTGAGGCCGGCAAAGACGCCACAAGAGCCGCGAGCCACTGGGCGAACTGCACCAGCATCGTGGCAGTGAAGCTGCCGGTGGATTTTGTCGATATCGGGTTCGCGCCGGGCGGAGGAACAGGGTAGAGCCAGCGTGCATGCAGGATCTGGCCTGCGCCGGCAGTCGCGCAGAACAGGAGCACCGTGGTGACTGCGAGGTAGATGAGCGAACGCCCTTGAATCCCCGCGGCGAAAGCCAGCAGTGCCATGACAACGGCGAAGAGGCTGATCGCTGAGGGTAACGCGCCCACAAGACGACCCAGACGCTCGTCGCGTCCGCGTATTCCAGCAGTGATGCTCAGCCAGTTCGCCGTTGAATCCCATGCCATCAGGGTCGCGACGACACCGCCGAAGAGCATCGCACCAAAGAGCGTGAAGAAAATGGCGAACGTGTTGCCAAAGCTGAAGTCCGAATTCGACCCCATAAACGAAATTGCGATACCCAGCACGGGCAGGACGCCGACCGCGATCAGCTGTGAGAGCAGACGCGGATCGCGGATAAACTCGTGACTGGTGCGGGCCGCCAGCGCGGC
The sequence above is a segment of the Schaalia radingae genome. Coding sequences within it:
- a CDS encoding sugar ABC transporter ATP-binding protein, producing MANRRRVVTVPLLEMHHIGKSFSGVRALDNVSLRLGAGEVVALLGENGAGKSTLINVLSGVFNDYDGHIKVDGEPVTLHSPSTAQQLGISTIHQELNLVPDMSVADNIWLGREQATGGWVKKQRTISTARDLLARVGLDLDPRKFVRQYRLAEQQLIEVAKAMSLNTRILIMDEPTSALADAEVERLFEVVRSLASEGVGIIYISHRLEELEEIADRVEVLRDGQFFGEREMKDVSRSELIHMMVGRPISELHQRPEETGARAEGGEARLTVEHLSLMPNARESRAALHDISLSVEPGEVLGIAGLMGAGRSEVLESIFGTPPSSDMIGQVTLNGKALTKRTPARSIDAGIALVCEDRKLQSLILENSVRFNMTLPALSDFAGIGGWVKKTREKKASEEQVQTLGVKTPSMDAFMSTLSGGNQQKVVLGKWLLTNPEVILLDEPTRGIDVGAKAEIYELVAQLASQGVSFIVVSSELPELLGMCDRIVVLCEGKITAEFDAGTATQEDLLTAAMPIQGQAVREDAPAVDAIETAK
- a CDS encoding ABC transporter permease; amino-acid sequence: MSTQSQRGSGAVVQRKKWLLMLSQSQGYIGLLLIVLIGLWSQGGRFADIGNLTNAIGYFAPRGILAVGMTLVIITGGIDLSVGAVMAVGSTTSAWLLTEMNWPVIAIVPTSMAVGALFGIISGIGTAYLKIQSFVMTLAIMTIARGFTREFSHNVSIGTNVIGPDGEVAPGSQQFRMLGTPGETLFPIPLIGYFPVLALIVVIILVHLLLSRTTFGRHVYAVGGNPTAARLSGVNVKAVLVIVFMISGLLCGLAGPINAAYNASADPQAGMTYEMDAIAAVVIGGASLAGGRGTVIGTSIGALILTLLDNVLGLNNFSANWQMIIKGIILVVAVVIQHPDLIPNAAARLKRRTAHPVKASSTPHAKE
- a CDS encoding ABC-F family ATP-binding cassette domain-containing protein, whose amino-acid sequence is MAHLLGTDNLHMEYPTTVVLDQVTVGVDEGDRIGVVGRNGDGKSTLLRLLTRQITPDSGRVTHRRDLRLGYLSQSDRLNPSHTVKEALVGDRPEYEWASDANIRSIISGLASDIAWDSLVGDLSGGQRRRVDLARLLVGEWDVLILDEPTNHLDIEAVAWLADHLKYRWSPRDGALIVVTHDRWFLDEVCTRMWEVHDTTVEPFEGGYAAYVLQRVERDRIAAATEAKRHNLMRKELAWLRRGAPARTSKPKFRIEAANELIADVPQVRNPIELQRLSVARLGKQVVDLLDVSVSFDTNEVLRDVTWRIAPGERSAILGPNGAGKSTLLNVISGALKPTSGRVRQGKTVRIGVLDQQFSQLDEISGDRVREVLGRTRTTFVVDGKDTTPAQMLERLGFRHEHLSARVGELSGGQKRRLQILLVLLDQPNVMILDEPTNDVDADMLTALEDVLDTWPGTLLVVSHDRYLIERVTDQQYAIIDGTFRHLPGGVEQYLKIQGQTEPAEPSPPEEETENSGARAYAAQKELSALERKMDRLTRQDEDLKAQMADHDPTDYVGLQDLADQVRAVEDEVGQLEAQWLELSEELEDQR
- a CDS encoding glycoside hydrolase family 172 protein, which gives rise to MMNHLSRPGKIALAASTALLLSIGGLAQAAPPDENPATGWQTYTDITRLPELSTGTQSRQFSSFDREGGNDHDGFSGKYSCLRTTDEGCVLAEATGAGEIQSIWSTWDRGDVTKAGNIIIELDGTVVLNAQFQDVVEGKAGAPFIYPFVADKMQTSGGVYIKIPMPYRESMRVTVQNNPFFYHVSYRSFATADGISTFDPSNVPTDLLEQTKTWGTQPPASLVNEPNLHADFSLAPGESTTIATLDEPGMLQAFTLGLPGLKGAPAPERMNDDGRATKDSTSFTVAIDPANEGVTLTRRYDPISPDQKARILVDGTQAGQWDGTEGKSGVWREESVELPADATAGKSSIRITNEFISAGNDFNEFRYFVDSKVGGDMIRTDEVDVGEGTDESRASEQAHDYSIVNERWHGDRTYARENTNPADAEQIAASDDFLTNTHIQIHADGQLTVDAPIGEFFGTGLGQAPVTSLMFGVDPETGTYSSWWPMPFGKTMTISLVNNSQYTLNNGTCDVTFNADASVAERLSGPVPSLGYFYATHHAGPTEDGRDWVFLSTEGQGRFMGVSHTMSSSQGDGNVRGYLEGDERIYVDGLRTPQWHGTGSEDFYEGGWYFDYGPFSAFTNGAPLEKIAGTYGCDYQCDSAYRLLIGDAIDFQSSISAGLEHGPDNRHPAEYSSTAFWYGHAAAPVLTLTDSLNITDVDSEAAHAYSGGGEPRSLTSTFEGNDDTVSVTDSLRDSADPITFTAAVKKSNQGVRLHRMSDQSSGYQSVDVAVNGMHVGTWLQPLANQTHQWLEDTFEIPRAITENVDSITVELTPRDGSAPWSAARYEVYTIGGEEAATPVEPPEPAEPPAPPTSPTTGERPQADKPPRLSATGSSAPILALTALGALGVGACALSVRRRH
- a CDS encoding substrate-binding domain-containing protein, which codes for MTITRRKLPVLLAGALVAAASLGACATNDQSTSGSQTDEGASSATTDQSSAAGASDGRLLPEKDKYVIGYSQANNAEPYRAQINAQLEYYIGQESNLELLPIADAQQDSSRQVSQVQQFIQQGVDILIVSPNESDPLTPPVEQACEAGIPVIVLDRAVNTDCITSFIGGDNVAIGKAAGELALQLLPDGGKVVELRGITSNQPQIDRDQGFRDAIAANPKIEIVKDQDAKWIKEEGTKIMQQWLQSGEDIDLVYAHNDPMALGAYLAAAGAGKADDIKFIGIDGLAIPDGGIRAVQEGQLAGTFIYPTGAKETVDTILAMIKGEPVEAQQVLETTPITPENAAEQYELNDFSNKK